The region ATACCGCGTTGCCAGGAAACTGTTTTTGGACAGGTTATCCGGCAATGGGTCCTTCAAAACGGTTGAACAAGCCGAGGAAGCAGTCAAAAAGCGTAAGCTGCGGCGGACGAAGAGCTCCATAGGGGAGGTGGCGGGATGAAGTACGCCAAGGGAACGATTTTTGGGGCTAACGACGAGACATACATGCTGGTCGGCAAAATGTATTGCGGTCTCGGGGTTGACGGGTATGTACTGGCCCCTCAAGACGCTAAAAACACCGAGGTTCTGGTTTACACAGCAGAAGAGATCGAAGAAGGAATTGAAGCAGGCTGGTTAACGATAAAATGCTAAGTAATACAAAGCAACACTAGGAAGCCGAACGGCTTCCTAGTGTTGCTTTGTATTGCCGGGAAAAAAGGCGGCGTGAAGAAATGCAACAAAAAAGATTAAATTTAAACGAGCAGGCGGCTGAGATTCTGCGTATTGCCGAGAAACGCGGCGTCGAGCAGAATTTCTTTTTCATAACCACGTTTAAGCGTTATCAGGTGCAGCTTAAGATTCTGAACGAACTGGAAAAAACGATCAACGAGGATGGCGTGCTGGTGACTAAGGAGTATGTGAAAGGCCGTGAAAACGTCTATAGTCACCCGGCCATCGCCGACTATAACAAAACGGTTGACAGCTCGAACCGGACGGTGGCCACGCTGGTTAAAATCATCACCACGCTCCGGCATGGCGATAAAGAGGAAGAGGACGAACTGCTCGCGTTCTTGCGTAAACATTAAAGGTGGTCGCCTATGACCTACTTGGAGGAATATGCAAGAAAGGTTTTGTCAGGTGAAATCGTCGCCTGCCACCGAATCAAACAGGTCTATAGGCTGCTGCTGGACAAGCTGCTCCAGCCGGAAAAATACGATCCCTGGGTTTTTAATGAAAAGCTGACCGAGAAGCCGATCGACTTTATCGAAACCTTTTGCAAGCAGGCCCAGGGGAAGATGGGAACGCCGATCAAGCTGGAACTGTTCCAGAAGGCAAAGCTTCAGGCCATCTTCGGCTTTGTCCATAAAGAAACCCGGTTCCGTCAATATAACGAATGCCTGACGATTGAGGGACGGAAAAACGGTAAATCATCGGAATGCGCGGCCGTCAACCTATACCTATTGATGGCCGACGGCGAAGGCGCTCCGGAAATCTACAACATCGCCACCATGCTGGACCAGGCCAAGATCGGTTTTGAATACTCCTATAAAATGGTAAAACAGTCGCCCATGCTGCGGAAGCATATCCGCAAGCGCATCAGCGACCTTTATTTTCCCCACAACATGGGGATCATCAAGCCCCTGGCCAGCAACTCGAACAGCCTGGACGGCCTGAACGCCCACGGCGTCACGATCGACGAACTGTCGGCCATCAAGAACCGCGACATTTACGACCTTATGAAGCAGTCCATGTCGGCCCGCCAGCAGCCGCTGCTTTTTTGCATAACGACCAACGGCTTTGTCCGGGACGGCATTTTTGATGCCCAGTATGACTACGCCTGCAATGTCCTTGACGGGAAGGTTGAGGATGACCGGTTTCTGCCGTTCATCTACGAGCTTGACAGCAAGGATGAATGGGATAAAGAGGAATGCTGGATCAAGGCCAATCCGGGACTGGGCACCATCAAGTCCATTCAGTTTCTTCGCGAGTGTGTTGCCAAGGCGAAAAATGATCCTGCATTCAAGCCCACGGTCATGGTTAAGGACTTCAACATGAAGGAGAACTCCTCCTCGGCATGGCTGACCTGGGATGAGATCGACAGCCAGGAAGAGTTCGATTTTCGCGGCATGGGATTCCGTTACGGTGTTGGCGGATTCGACGCTTCCGAGACGACCGACCTGACGGCGGCCAAGGTTTTGTGCATGCGGCCCGGCGACAACAAGATCTATGTGAAATCAATGTACTGGATTCCGGAAGAAGTCCTCCGCCAAATGGATGCGGACGGAAACCGGCGCGAACGCGACAACGTCCCCTACCTGCTCTGGGAAAAGCAGGGCCTGCTCCGGACGACGCCGGGCAATAAAATCGACAAGCATTGTATTCTGGAATGGTTTATGGAACTGCGGGACAAGGATGACGTCTACGTTCCGTGGATTGGCTACGACCCGTGGCACATTGAGGATGCGCTCCTGAATGAATTCATAGCCGAGTTCGGGCGGGAAAGCATGATCAAAATCCGGCAGGGCGTGCAGACCTTGTCCTATCCGATGAAGTCGCTTAAGGGCGACCTGGCGGCTAAAAAGATAGTGTTTAATAAAAATCCCATCGATATGTGGAATCTTTCGAACCTGGAAATCAGGACCGACATAAACGGAAACATCCAGCCGGTGAAAGGCAAGGACAACCGCAAAAGAATCGACGGCGCCATGGCACTTATCGATGCCTATATTGTGCTGCACGACAAGATGGACGAATACAGCAATCTGATTTGAGGTGATGTTTATGTGTGATGAACTGATCAACCGTTGGGCCAGGCACATCTCTTTTTCGTATGGCCGGATCTCGGCATATGTCGCG is a window of Selenomonadales bacterium 4137-cl DNA encoding:
- a CDS encoding terminase large subunit, translating into MTYLEEYARKVLSGEIVACHRIKQVYRLLLDKLLQPEKYDPWVFNEKLTEKPIDFIETFCKQAQGKMGTPIKLELFQKAKLQAIFGFVHKETRFRQYNECLTIEGRKNGKSSECAAVNLYLLMADGEGAPEIYNIATMLDQAKIGFEYSYKMVKQSPMLRKHIRKRISDLYFPHNMGIIKPLASNSNSLDGLNAHGVTIDELSAIKNRDIYDLMKQSMSARQQPLLFCITTNGFVRDGIFDAQYDYACNVLDGKVEDDRFLPFIYELDSKDEWDKEECWIKANPGLGTIKSIQFLRECVAKAKNDPAFKPTVMVKDFNMKENSSSAWLTWDEIDSQEEFDFRGMGFRYGVGGFDASETTDLTAAKVLCMRPGDNKIYVKSMYWIPEEVLRQMDADGNRRERDNVPYLLWEKQGLLRTTPGNKIDKHCILEWFMELRDKDDVYVPWIGYDPWHIEDALLNEFIAEFGRESMIKIRQGVQTLSYPMKSLKGDLAAKKIVFNKNPIDMWNLSNLEIRTDINGNIQPVKGKDNRKRIDGAMALIDAYIVLHDKMDEYSNLI